From one Desmospora activa DSM 45169 genomic stretch:
- the upp gene encoding uracil phosphoribosyltransferase → MGNVYVFDHPLIQHKLTYIRDKNTGTKEFRELVEEVSGLMAYEITREMPLQEVTVETPVQEARCQVLAGKKLGLVPILRAGLGMVDGILRLIPAAKVGHIGLYRDPDTLEPVQYYAKMPSDIGERELIVIDPMLATGGSAAAAIGMIKEMGAKNIKLMCLIAAPEGVHRVQQDHPDVDIYVAAVDEKLDEKSYIVPGLGDAGDRLFGTR, encoded by the coding sequence ATGGGGAATGTATACGTTTTTGACCATCCGTTGATTCAACACAAATTAACCTATATCCGGGATAAAAACACCGGAACGAAAGAGTTTCGCGAATTGGTAGAAGAGGTATCCGGCCTGATGGCGTATGAAATTACCCGGGAGATGCCGTTGCAAGAGGTAACAGTGGAGACGCCGGTGCAAGAAGCGCGGTGTCAGGTGTTGGCAGGCAAGAAATTGGGGCTGGTCCCGATTCTACGGGCAGGCTTGGGCATGGTGGACGGAATTCTGCGCTTAATTCCAGCGGCCAAGGTGGGACATATTGGACTGTATCGTGATCCTGACACACTGGAGCCGGTTCAATATTATGCCAAGATGCCCTCGGACATCGGGGAGCGAGAGTTGATTGTGATCGACCCTATGTTGGCGACGGGTGGTTCTGCCGCTGCTGCCATCGGGATGATCAAGGAGATGGGGGCCAAAAATATCAAACTGATGTGTCTGATCGCCGCTCCCGAAGGAGTACATCGGGTCCAACAGGATCATCCCGATGTGGATATTTATGTGGCTGCCGTTGACGAGAAACTGGATGAAAAAAGCTATATCGTCCCCGGTCTGGGTGATGCCGGTGATCGCTTGTTCGGCACTCGCTGA
- the atpF gene encoding F0F1 ATP synthase subunit B — MSIELGTMLFQLGAFLVLMLLVSRFALRPIMSTMEERQNHIENQISQAEKNREEAEKLAAEQREALKQARQEAQEILERAKSQKEREAEKILQEANTRAQKIIEDATAEINREKEKALHDLQAQVGGLSVALASKMIEKELSEKEHSQLVDRYLKQVGELQ, encoded by the coding sequence TTGTCGATCGAATTGGGTACCATGCTGTTTCAACTGGGCGCCTTTCTGGTGCTGATGTTGCTGGTGTCCCGCTTTGCCCTCCGTCCCATCATGAGCACGATGGAAGAGCGGCAAAATCACATTGAGAACCAAATCTCGCAAGCGGAGAAAAACCGCGAAGAAGCAGAGAAGCTGGCTGCCGAGCAGCGGGAAGCCTTAAAGCAGGCGCGCCAGGAAGCGCAAGAGATCCTGGAACGGGCTAAGTCGCAGAAAGAGCGGGAAGCGGAAAAAATTCTGCAAGAGGCAAACACTCGCGCACAAAAGATCATTGAAGATGCGACCGCCGAAATCAACCGCGAAAAAGAAAAAGCACTGCATGATCTGCAGGCGCAAGTCGGTGGCCTCTCCGTCGCGCTCGCTTCCAAGATGATTGAAAAAGAGCTGAGCGAAAAAGAGCATTCCCAGCTGGTGGATCGCTATCTCAAACAGGTAGGCGAACTGCAATGA
- the atpA gene encoding F0F1 ATP synthase subunit alpha has protein sequence MSIKPEEISSLIKQQIEQYQDEMEVADVGSVIQVGDGIAQVHGLENAMAGELLEFHNGVMGMALNLEENHVGVVIMGPYGDIREGDEVKRTGRIMEVPVGEALLGRVVNPLGQPLDGNGPIETTEYRAVESSAPGVMDRKSVHEPMQTGIKAIDSMIPIGRGQRELIIGDRQTGKTTIAVDTIINQKEQDVICIYVAIGQKQSTVVNVVEKLRKAGALDYTIVVSANASDPAPLLFLAPYTGCAMGEYFMYNGKHVLVVYDDLTKQAAAYRELSLLLRRPPGREAFPGDVFYLHSRLLERAAKLSDEKGGGSLTALPFIETQAGDVSAYIPTNVISITDGQIFLESDLFYAGVRPAINVGISVSRVGGTAQTGAMKKASGTLKSDLAQYRDLQAFAQFGSDLDKATQARLARGERTVEILKQDENAPLPVEKQILSIYAVTKGYLDDIAVEDVGRFEKELHAFVESEHPEALKRIREQKKMTEEVETGLKEAIADFKKGFAPSEA, from the coding sequence ATGAGCATCAAGCCGGAAGAGATCAGCTCGCTGATCAAGCAGCAGATCGAACAGTACCAAGATGAAATGGAAGTGGCTGATGTCGGTTCCGTCATCCAAGTCGGGGATGGAATCGCCCAGGTCCACGGCCTGGAAAACGCCATGGCGGGTGAGCTCCTCGAGTTCCACAACGGTGTGATGGGCATGGCGCTCAACTTGGAAGAAAACCATGTCGGTGTTGTTATCATGGGTCCCTATGGTGATATTCGTGAAGGGGACGAAGTAAAACGGACCGGCCGCATCATGGAGGTTCCTGTCGGGGAAGCGTTGTTAGGCCGGGTGGTTAATCCCTTGGGACAGCCATTGGACGGTAACGGTCCGATTGAAACCACGGAATACCGTGCGGTTGAATCCTCGGCTCCAGGCGTCATGGATCGGAAATCGGTGCATGAGCCGATGCAGACGGGGATTAAGGCGATCGATTCGATGATTCCGATCGGTCGCGGTCAGCGGGAGCTGATCATCGGTGACCGTCAAACCGGGAAAACGACAATTGCCGTTGATACGATCATCAACCAAAAAGAACAAGATGTGATCTGTATCTATGTGGCTATCGGGCAGAAGCAATCCACCGTTGTCAACGTGGTGGAAAAGCTGCGCAAAGCGGGTGCCCTTGACTACACCATCGTTGTGAGCGCTAACGCCTCCGACCCTGCTCCGCTGTTGTTCCTGGCACCGTATACCGGGTGTGCCATGGGTGAGTACTTTATGTACAACGGCAAGCATGTGTTGGTGGTATACGACGACCTGACTAAACAAGCCGCTGCTTACCGGGAACTTTCCCTGTTGCTGCGCCGTCCACCGGGTCGTGAAGCGTTCCCTGGGGATGTTTTCTATCTGCACTCCCGTCTATTGGAGCGTGCCGCTAAGCTTTCCGATGAAAAAGGCGGCGGCTCCCTAACCGCGCTGCCGTTCATTGAGACCCAGGCCGGAGACGTATCCGCCTATATCCCCACCAACGTGATCTCCATCACGGACGGGCAGATCTTCCTGGAGTCCGACCTCTTCTACGCCGGTGTACGTCCCGCCATTAACGTCGGGATCTCCGTTTCCCGGGTAGGGGGGACCGCTCAGACTGGTGCGATGAAAAAAGCTTCGGGAACGCTAAAATCCGACTTGGCTCAGTATCGGGATCTGCAAGCTTTTGCTCAGTTTGGATCGGATCTGGATAAAGCGACCCAAGCCCGTCTGGCGCGGGGAGAGCGCACGGTGGAAATCCTGAAGCAGGATGAAAACGCACCGCTGCCGGTGGAAAAACAGATCCTCTCGATCTATGCGGTGACCAAAGGCTACCTGGATGACATCGCGGTTGAAGATGTGGGCCGCTTTGAAAAAGAGCTGCACGCATTTGTGGAAAGTGAGCATCCGGAGGCCCTGAAGCGGATTCGCGAACAGAAAAAGATGACCGAAGAAGTGGAAACGGGTCTGAAGGAAGCAATCGCGGACTTCAAAAAAGGGTTTGCTCCTTCTGAAGCCTAA
- the atpE gene encoding ATP synthase F0 subunit C translates to MELLGICLMFGFAALAGGLGNSFVVSRFLDGYVRQPEAGGLLGRMLLGIALVEAVPIIAVGIGLYLLVTQGYF, encoded by the coding sequence ATGGAATTGTTGGGTATCTGCTTAATGTTCGGTTTTGCTGCTCTGGCTGGTGGTCTGGGTAACAGCTTTGTCGTGAGCCGTTTCTTGGACGGTTATGTGCGTCAGCCGGAAGCCGGCGGTCTGTTGGGTCGGATGCTGCTGGGTATCGCATTGGTTGAGGCTGTGCCGATCATCGCTGTCGGTATCGGTCTGTATCTGTTGGTGACGCAAGGATATTTCTAA
- the atpG gene encoding ATP synthase F1 subunit gamma yields the protein MQNMRDIKRQIGSFKNMRQITKAMEMVAAAKLRRSQEAAESSRPYVEKLRDVIASVSGAAEDVSHPMLVSRPVKKTAYLVITSDRGLAGGFNANLLRQLVRTLNERHQSQDEYGIFIVGRKGRDFLQRRNFPIIAEVTGVPDSPEFSDIKTIASKAVEQYAEETFDELYLVYNEFINPVTQRPVEKRLLPLSDLKEGESSTGNSFYEYEPSAEEVLSVLLPRYAETLVYSALLESKASEFGARMSAMSNATDNANDLIDSLTLQYNRARQASITQELSEIVAGANALS from the coding sequence ATGCAGAACATGCGGGATATCAAGCGGCAGATCGGATCCTTTAAAAATATGCGGCAAATTACCAAGGCGATGGAGATGGTTGCTGCCGCCAAATTGCGACGCTCACAAGAAGCGGCGGAATCCTCCCGGCCTTATGTGGAGAAACTGCGTGATGTGATCGCCTCTGTCTCCGGTGCTGCCGAAGATGTCAGTCATCCGATGTTGGTCTCCCGACCCGTCAAGAAGACCGCCTACTTGGTGATCACCTCGGATCGGGGATTGGCGGGTGGCTTTAACGCCAACTTGTTGCGTCAGCTGGTACGCACCTTAAATGAGCGGCATCAGAGTCAGGATGAATATGGGATTTTTATCGTCGGTCGCAAGGGACGGGATTTTCTGCAACGGCGTAATTTCCCGATTATCGCTGAGGTGACCGGGGTACCGGATTCACCGGAATTTAGCGATATTAAGACGATTGCTTCTAAGGCCGTTGAGCAATATGCTGAGGAAACCTTTGACGAATTGTATCTGGTTTACAATGAGTTTATCAACCCGGTTACACAGCGTCCGGTGGAAAAGCGGCTATTGCCTTTGTCCGACTTGAAAGAAGGAGAATCCAGCACGGGAAACTCCTTCTACGAATACGAACCTTCAGCGGAGGAAGTGTTGTCCGTTCTGCTTCCCCGCTATGCAGAAACCTTGGTATACAGTGCGCTCTTGGAATCCAAGGCGAGTGAGTTTGGCGCCCGGATGTCCGCTATGAGCAATGCTACCGACAATGCAAATGATCTGATCGATTCGTTGACGCTACAATACAACCGGGCGCGACAAGCCTCGATCACCCAGGAGCTGTCGGAGATCGTCGCCGGGGCCAACGCTTTGAGTTGA
- the atpD gene encoding F0F1 ATP synthase subunit beta, giving the protein MSTGRVIQVTGPVVDIQFERGHMPEINNAITIEYKAQSSSERDINLTVEVALHLGDNTVRCVAMSSTDGVVRGMKAVDTGQSISVPVGRATLGRVFNVLGEPIDEKGPVEVKERDSIHRAAPSFEDQSTQDEMLETGIKVVDLLAPYAKGGKIGLFGGAGVGKTVLIQELIHNIAQEHGGLSVFAGVGERTREGNDLYHEMKGSGVIEKTTMVFGQMNEPPGARLRVALSGLTMAEHFRDEEGQDVLFFVDNIFRFTQAGSEVSALLGRMPSAVGYQPTLATEMGQLQERITSTKKGSVTSIQAIYVPADDYTDPAPATTFAHLDATTELDRSLAAKFIYPAVNPLSSTSRILTPAVVGQEHYDVARGVQQVLQRYKELQDIIAILGMDELSDEDKVIVNRARRIEKFLSQPNFVAEEFTNIPGKYVTVKETVRSFKEILEGKHDDLPEDAFHMVGNIDEAVEKAKTLV; this is encoded by the coding sequence ATGAGCACCGGACGCGTCATTCAGGTAACGGGCCCCGTCGTCGATATCCAGTTTGAACGGGGACATATGCCTGAGATCAACAACGCGATCACGATTGAATACAAGGCACAATCCAGCAGCGAGCGCGACATCAACTTGACGGTGGAAGTTGCTTTGCATCTGGGGGATAACACGGTTCGCTGTGTGGCGATGTCCTCCACCGATGGAGTGGTTCGCGGGATGAAAGCTGTCGATACCGGTCAATCGATTTCGGTACCGGTCGGTCGCGCAACCCTGGGACGGGTGTTTAACGTCCTCGGGGAACCCATCGATGAAAAGGGTCCTGTAGAAGTAAAAGAGAGAGATTCGATTCACCGTGCTGCTCCAAGCTTTGAAGATCAATCTACGCAGGATGAAATGTTGGAGACCGGCATTAAAGTAGTGGATCTGTTAGCCCCCTATGCCAAGGGCGGGAAAATCGGTCTGTTCGGTGGTGCCGGTGTCGGTAAAACCGTTTTGATCCAGGAATTGATCCACAACATCGCCCAGGAGCACGGTGGTTTGTCCGTCTTTGCCGGTGTCGGGGAACGAACCCGGGAAGGGAACGACCTCTACCACGAGATGAAAGGCTCCGGCGTTATCGAAAAAACCACGATGGTGTTCGGTCAGATGAACGAACCGCCGGGTGCCCGTCTGCGGGTGGCTTTGTCGGGTCTAACCATGGCTGAGCATTTCCGGGATGAAGAAGGTCAAGACGTGCTTTTCTTCGTCGATAACATCTTCCGCTTTACCCAAGCCGGTTCTGAAGTGTCGGCGCTGTTGGGTCGGATGCCGTCTGCGGTTGGTTATCAGCCGACCTTGGCGACGGAGATGGGTCAATTGCAGGAGCGGATCACCTCTACCAAAAAAGGATCCGTCACCTCGATCCAGGCTATTTACGTTCCTGCCGATGACTATACCGATCCCGCTCCGGCGACCACCTTTGCCCATTTGGACGCCACCACTGAGCTGGACCGGAGCTTAGCCGCTAAGTTTATCTATCCCGCGGTGAACCCGCTTTCTTCCACTTCGCGGATTTTAACACCCGCCGTGGTGGGGCAAGAGCATTACGATGTGGCTCGTGGTGTGCAGCAGGTGCTGCAGCGCTACAAAGAACTACAGGATATTATCGCCATCCTGGGTATGGATGAACTTTCCGATGAGGATAAAGTGATCGTCAACCGTGCACGCCGCATCGAGAAGTTCCTGTCCCAGCCCAACTTTGTGGCAGAAGAGTTTACCAACATCCCAGGGAAGTATGTAACCGTCAAAGAGACGGTACGCAGCTTCAAGGAGATCCTGGAAGGCAAGCACGACGACCTGCCCGAGGATGCCTTCCATATGGTCGGCAACATCGACGAGGCCGTCGAAAAGGCGAAAACCCTCGTCTGA
- a CDS encoding AtpZ/AtpI family protein: MKKNTDNPWRIMGLIGTLGLEILLFAFLGIWIGKALDERWGTEPAMLLIGIGAGLVLGFLSVIYTIIVHLKE; this comes from the coding sequence GTGAAGAAAAACACAGACAATCCTTGGCGGATCATGGGTTTGATCGGCACCCTCGGCCTAGAGATCCTATTGTTCGCTTTCCTGGGAATTTGGATCGGAAAGGCATTAGACGAGCGGTGGGGCACCGAGCCAGCGATGCTGCTGATAGGGATCGGAGCCGGGTTGGTACTGGGTTTCCTCAGCGTTATCTATACGATTATCGTCCACTTAAAGGAATGA
- a CDS encoding RtcB family protein, translating to MITEHSPFHREKELPHGKLHVFTDEESYHHLDENVFTMADNNLRIPRNVYMSYTPDVHMGIGTCIGTTAVWNWKDGFVSPSIVGSDIGCGMRLHLTGLQADDLKGTAAKRELVAVVERHVPVNERSTSRYRDIRLEEVVKEGLHGLPKQYTSDYSSKKKRSLTHVEHARFRYDTSFLERIPDKIWKQAWGRLGTLGGGNHFIEFQRVEVNEDKREIATRWGLFDGQIVVMIHSGSRAWGGMMGPRYAKDCKKAMERWGVATPDPNLVYAPIDSEEGQQYINLMYSALNFAVANRHMIAYGVGQALTDFTGSSESMPVLYDLMHNYALQELHRNRSMLVHRKGTTRALPPGHPLNPNPYRETGHPALIPGSMGTSSYIMIGEKEGEKNYYSICHGAGRVRSRRATKAQVSVDAFSQSMKVGTDEEIVVNQRTLASILDECPQAYKDVDVVIRAVEGAGLASVVAKCHPVAVIKGV from the coding sequence TTGATTACGGAACATTCTCCTTTTCACCGTGAGAAGGAGCTTCCGCATGGGAAACTCCATGTTTTTACCGATGAAGAGAGTTACCACCACTTGGATGAAAATGTGTTTACCATGGCGGACAACAATTTACGCATTCCCCGCAATGTGTATATGAGCTATACTCCCGACGTCCATATGGGGATCGGCACCTGTATCGGGACGACGGCGGTCTGGAACTGGAAAGACGGATTTGTCTCCCCTTCCATTGTCGGTTCGGATATCGGTTGTGGGATGCGGCTTCATCTGACCGGATTACAGGCGGATGATTTAAAAGGGACGGCCGCTAAGCGGGAACTGGTCGCAGTAGTGGAGCGGCATGTTCCCGTCAATGAGCGCTCCACCTCGCGCTATCGCGACATTCGCTTGGAAGAAGTGGTAAAAGAGGGCCTCCATGGATTACCGAAACAATATACTTCCGATTATTCTTCCAAGAAAAAGCGTTCGCTCACACATGTGGAACATGCCCGTTTTCGTTATGATACATCGTTTTTGGAGCGGATTCCCGATAAAATATGGAAGCAAGCCTGGGGGCGGTTGGGAACCCTGGGCGGAGGGAACCATTTTATTGAATTTCAACGGGTGGAAGTGAACGAGGATAAACGGGAAATTGCAACGCGTTGGGGCTTGTTCGACGGACAGATCGTAGTCATGATTCACTCCGGTTCACGGGCTTGGGGTGGAATGATGGGGCCTCGATATGCAAAAGATTGTAAAAAAGCGATGGAGCGATGGGGAGTGGCTACTCCTGATCCCAATCTGGTGTATGCACCGATCGATTCAGAAGAAGGGCAGCAATATATCAACCTGATGTACTCCGCTCTCAATTTTGCCGTAGCCAATCGCCATATGATCGCATATGGTGTGGGACAAGCGTTGACGGACTTCACTGGTTCCAGTGAAAGCATGCCGGTTTTGTACGATCTGATGCATAATTACGCCTTGCAGGAGCTTCACCGTAATCGCTCCATGTTGGTCCATCGCAAAGGGACGACTCGTGCGTTGCCACCAGGTCACCCCCTCAATCCAAATCCTTATCGGGAGACCGGGCACCCGGCATTGATCCCTGGCTCGATGGGGACGTCTTCCTACATCATGATAGGAGAGAAGGAGGGGGAGAAAAACTACTACTCCATCTGCCACGGGGCGGGACGCGTCCGTTCTCGCCGGGCCACAAAAGCACAAGTGTCGGTGGATGCCTTTTCCCAGTCGATGAAGGTAGGAACGGATGAGGAAATTGTGGTGAACCAGCGGACATTGGCTTCCATTCTGGATGAATGCCCACAGGCGTATAAAGATGTGGATGTAGTGATTCGCGCGGTGGAAGGAGCGGGGCTGGCGTCGGTCGTAGCCAAATGCCACCCTGTGGCGGTGATCAAAGGGGTGTAG
- a CDS encoding F0F1 ATP synthase subunit delta, protein MSIVANRYAKALFETASEKGELESVEREIVAVAAVFHENADLRKWLEHPKVTVEEKKNLFAKLFPELSLLTRNLLHLLVERRRELEVEGIAATYQRLTMERRGVVEAEVVSAVPLAEADEQELIAAFQKRIGKTIQIKNRVDSDILGGVIVKIGDRLYDGSLKTKLDRFHKNVAVSHVGK, encoded by the coding sequence ATGAGCATTGTCGCAAACCGATATGCAAAGGCTCTATTTGAAACCGCCTCCGAAAAAGGGGAACTGGAAAGCGTCGAGCGGGAGATTGTCGCGGTGGCCGCCGTCTTTCATGAGAATGCCGATCTGCGTAAATGGTTAGAACATCCCAAGGTGACGGTGGAAGAGAAAAAGAATCTCTTTGCCAAACTGTTTCCGGAGCTGTCGCTATTGACGCGCAATCTCCTCCACCTACTCGTCGAACGGAGACGGGAGTTGGAAGTGGAAGGGATTGCCGCCACTTATCAGCGACTGACAATGGAGCGGCGAGGCGTCGTCGAAGCGGAAGTGGTTTCCGCCGTTCCTTTGGCTGAAGCGGATGAGCAAGAATTGATTGCCGCCTTCCAAAAGCGAATCGGCAAAACGATTCAAATCAAGAATCGCGTGGATTCCGATATTTTGGGCGGTGTCATCGTCAAAATCGGCGACCGTTTGTACGACGGAAGTTTAAAAACCAAGTTGGATCGTTTTCACAAAAACGTCGCCGTCTCCCATGTAGGGAAATAG
- the wecB gene encoding non-hydrolyzing UDP-N-acetylglucosamine 2-epimerase, giving the protein MERIQTTAIFGTRPEAIKMAPLIRHLQERDLFQVTVCVTGQHREMLDQVLQLFKIQPDVDLNVMTQGQGLTAVTSRILEGLDGLFNEQRPDLVLVHGDTTTTFAASLAAFYHRIPVGHVEAGLRTKKKYAPFPEEVNRCLTGVLADLHFAPTRQAADHLLQEGKPPDSIFVTGNTVIDALKTTVQEKFFHPVLDRIEGKRLILLTAHRRENWGDPMVRIFRAVRRLVDRHPDTAVIFPVHLNPTIQEAAHRLLGDHERIHLISPLDVAHFHNFIARSHLILTDSGGVQEEAPSLGVPVLVMRETTERPEGVEAGTLKVVGTDENRLFTAGDRLLRGQREHERMARAANPYGDGLASRRIANGILYYFGKREEPPAPF; this is encoded by the coding sequence TTGGAACGGATTCAAACAACAGCCATCTTCGGCACCCGTCCGGAAGCGATCAAGATGGCCCCGCTCATCCGTCACTTGCAGGAGCGGGATTTGTTTCAAGTGACGGTTTGTGTTACGGGGCAGCACCGGGAGATGCTGGATCAAGTTTTACAATTATTTAAGATCCAGCCGGACGTGGATTTGAATGTGATGACACAGGGACAGGGTTTGACGGCGGTAACTAGCCGTATACTGGAGGGACTGGACGGGCTCTTTAACGAGCAACGACCGGATCTGGTGTTGGTACACGGTGATACGACCACCACTTTTGCCGCTAGTTTAGCGGCTTTTTACCACCGGATTCCGGTGGGGCACGTTGAGGCGGGTTTGCGCACAAAAAAGAAATATGCTCCCTTTCCCGAAGAGGTCAATCGCTGTCTGACTGGTGTGTTGGCGGATTTACATTTTGCTCCGACAAGACAAGCCGCTGATCACTTACTGCAGGAAGGAAAACCGCCAGATTCCATATTTGTCACTGGCAATACCGTTATTGATGCCTTAAAGACGACGGTTCAGGAAAAATTTTTCCATCCGGTATTGGATAGGATAGAGGGGAAGCGGTTAATTTTACTAACCGCCCATCGCCGGGAAAACTGGGGCGATCCGATGGTTCGCATCTTTCGGGCGGTTCGACGCTTGGTGGATCGGCATCCAGATACTGCGGTCATCTTTCCCGTTCATCTCAATCCCACCATTCAGGAAGCGGCCCATCGTCTGCTGGGAGATCATGAACGGATCCATCTGATATCACCCTTGGATGTCGCTCATTTTCATAACTTTATCGCTCGCAGCCATCTGATTTTAACGGACTCCGGCGGTGTGCAGGAGGAAGCGCCGTCCCTGGGGGTACCGGTATTGGTGATGCGTGAGACGACAGAGCGGCCGGAAGGGGTGGAAGCGGGAACACTTAAAGTGGTAGGAACCGATGAGAACCGCTTGTTTACTGCAGGGGATCGGTTACTACGGGGACAGCGGGAACATGAACGAATGGCCCGTGCCGCCAATCCTTATGGAGACGGCTTGGCATCTCGTCGAATTGCGAATGGTATTTTATACTATTTTGGTAAAAGAGAGGAACCGCCAGCTCCTTTTTAA
- a CDS encoding ATP synthase subunit I, which yields MDTSHPVHRQMVRLNVALLSTLAILWYLTPLKPFFAGLILGISASFYFTLTLSRRFRMMRLLLQHRSNRRIGTGFGFRVLLTGVLVIVIARFPEHFSILAFLLGLPVGAIMLAWLMWRDDSKNQSQVERSESDGRDTKG from the coding sequence ATGGACACCTCCCACCCGGTACACCGTCAGATGGTCAGGCTAAACGTTGCACTCCTTTCCACCTTGGCCATCCTCTGGTACCTCACGCCTTTAAAACCCTTTTTTGCGGGGTTGATACTAGGCATTAGCGCCAGTTTCTACTTCACCCTCACATTGTCCCGCCGATTTCGCATGATGCGGTTGCTACTCCAACACCGCTCCAACCGACGCATCGGCACCGGATTTGGTTTTCGGGTGCTGCTGACGGGTGTTCTCGTGATTGTGATCGCCCGCTTTCCTGAACATTTCAGCATTCTCGCATTTTTACTTGGACTCCCGGTAGGCGCGATCATGCTCGCTTGGTTGATGTGGCGGGACGACAGCAAGAATCAATCACAGGTGGAAAGGAGTGAAAGCGATGGAAGAGACACCAAAGGTTGA
- a CDS encoding GNAT family N-acetyltransferase: MNPILLDFPHEFETERLLIRCPLPGDGAMVNEAIRESHDEFKKWDAYFVNLPPVEESEERARRAHAKFLLREDLRLYMFQKSSGRFVGSTGLHRINWDVGRFEINYWIRTSESGQGLVTEAVHGIVRWASDHLNARRIEIRCDARNLRSRKVAERAGFHLEAVLRQDEPDVDGQPSDSPIYVKLRLPNGEWGYPS, translated from the coding sequence ATGAATCCGATTCTTCTGGATTTTCCCCATGAATTTGAAACCGAACGGCTACTGATCCGGTGCCCGTTGCCGGGAGACGGCGCCATGGTCAATGAGGCCATTAGGGAGTCCCATGACGAATTTAAGAAATGGGATGCGTATTTTGTGAACCTGCCACCCGTCGAGGAGTCTGAGGAAAGGGCTCGCCGTGCGCATGCCAAATTTCTGCTCCGAGAAGATTTGCGTCTCTACATGTTCCAGAAGTCATCAGGGCGGTTTGTTGGTAGCACAGGACTTCACCGCATCAATTGGGACGTGGGGCGTTTTGAGATAAACTACTGGATTCGCACTTCGGAATCCGGCCAAGGGTTGGTGACGGAAGCAGTCCATGGCATCGTGCGATGGGCCTCAGACCATTTGAATGCGCGACGCATCGAGATCCGTTGCGATGCTCGAAACTTGCGGAGTCGGAAAGTCGCAGAGCGGGCGGGATTTCACCTCGAAGCGGTGCTCCGCCAAGATGAACCGGACGTCGATGGGCAGCCGAGCGACTCGCCCATTTATGTGAAGTTGCGATTGCCCAATGGGGAGTGGGGATATCCGTCCTGA
- the atpB gene encoding F0F1 ATP synthase subunit A gives MEETPKVELLGMTFDVTVMIATTFTCCVVFLLTFLATRGRNVRRPTGMQNLVEMLIQFLRNMVRESFDNRTAEKFIGFVVTLFLFIFFANQMGVILMVTAHAHHDLPTLGLAAGDHVSLFKSPTADFNVPVVMALAITLFAHFIGIARHPGAYFKAYLNPMHIIEEITKPLTHAMRLWANIFAGEILITILITLGGPLITGAPLLVWLGYSVFIGAVQAYVFTILATIYISQKYSPQH, from the coding sequence ATGGAAGAGACACCAAAGGTTGAGCTCTTAGGAATGACATTCGATGTGACGGTTATGATCGCCACCACTTTTACCTGTTGCGTCGTATTCCTGTTAACATTTTTGGCCACCCGCGGTCGCAATGTTCGACGCCCTACCGGTATGCAGAATCTGGTGGAGATGCTGATTCAGTTTTTGCGAAACATGGTTCGTGAAAGCTTTGACAACCGCACAGCGGAAAAGTTTATCGGTTTTGTGGTTACCTTGTTTCTGTTCATTTTCTTTGCCAACCAAATGGGCGTCATCTTGATGGTGACAGCGCATGCACACCATGATTTGCCTACATTGGGGCTGGCGGCGGGGGATCATGTCTCCCTCTTTAAATCACCGACAGCGGACTTTAACGTGCCGGTGGTTATGGCGCTGGCGATTACGTTGTTCGCCCACTTTATCGGGATCGCGCGACATCCGGGAGCCTACTTTAAGGCATATCTCAATCCGATGCACATCATTGAAGAGATCACCAAGCCGCTGACACATGCGATGCGTTTGTGGGCCAACATCTTCGCCGGTGAGATCCTGATCACAATCCTGATCACTTTGGGCGGTCCGCTCATCACCGGGGCTCCTCTGCTGGTGTGGTTAGGCTACTCCGTCTTTATTGGGGCGGTGCAAGCATATGTTTTCACCATTTTGGCTACAATTTACATCTCGCAAAAATACTCCCCGCAACATTGA